The following coding sequences are from one Bradyrhizobium sp. WSM471 window:
- a CDS encoding CHAT domain-containing protein translates to MSLDAARPCKSRLAVSPRHLLVLAVLLGSTCSAAALTKEAAIENCRMTVGKPIVHACMQAQGGRKAGADLEGCRAKASPQVRACVMAALNAANGRANVAVELPKEAAPKLEPGTALPKDFVAPPRTIADITAILDSEKPDSKLLAELKADADSTPTGKESRADLAQFYFDRANARAQLGRLAESIGDAGKAVEIGRGAVEANMMGRMQQLLSLQYAAAGDPKRSLEVIQRLLRETATQPGAKGYQLSANRSVAGNLIQMGDVAQAEGYLRRTQSAIQEARTSGHPNWRASYARLGQNWEGELEATRALIFEARGQFAEAEAAYRVSEQRKRAGMKGVMDSDNPPAETVMLQAIDNLVLSQARMKARQGRLAEAEVDARRALLSRLKDTGKYNPVTPRYVMGLAGILVEQGRYEEAEQLGRVALEINRTVGVPDDSQSTVQLLAQLAGILTLERKNAEGNELFARIDRAIANWEPQRRQVFELNPSRILSLYNSGQLDAGIAAAEQLVKKQIARVGENHFDAASARGTLAVGLMRARRDADAIREFKAAIPVMMANANENADDENTSVVAARSQRLQAIVESYLLLLARAEGNGIGEETFSLADAVRGRSVQQALAASSARAAAKDPALAELVRKEQDLTKQVNAQLGTLNNVLALPSAERDETGVQQIQASIAALRGERDKARQQIKQKFPSYADLVSPRPPSVAEIRATLADNEAMLSFYFGQNGSFVWAVPKSGPVAFAAVQARIGDIESKIRKLREALEPQAAMISDIPPFDLKLGHELYELLLKPVESGWKPARNLIVVTNGALGLLPLSLLPTAPAEVAADEDPLFIGYRNVPWLARTHAVSTVPSAAALRTLRQLPPGKPGRGDLVAFGDPYFNRDQQAEADGGGEKVQVADASGNITRGGPLRRRNSPKLEGVDSAELGMLPRLPDTADELKSIALALQADPSKVLFLGKNATESAVKTMNLSGFRIVAFATHGLVPGELNGLTQPALALSSPTVTGEGGDGLLTMEEILGLKLDADWVILSACNTGAGAGAGAEAASGLGRAFFYAGTRALLVTNWSVHSQSARQLVTDLFKRQADDPKLSRSEALRQAAMALVDGPGYLNSEGRTEFTYAHPLFWAPYTIIGDGGLR, encoded by the coding sequence ATGAGCTTAGACGCCGCGCGTCCTTGCAAGAGCCGTCTGGCCGTTTCCCCCCGCCACCTGCTGGTCCTTGCCGTTCTGCTGGGATCAACCTGCTCCGCCGCCGCACTGACCAAGGAGGCCGCGATTGAGAATTGCCGGATGACCGTCGGCAAGCCGATCGTGCACGCTTGCATGCAGGCCCAAGGGGGCCGCAAAGCCGGCGCCGATCTCGAGGGTTGCCGCGCCAAGGCCTCGCCTCAAGTCAGGGCCTGTGTGATGGCGGCCCTGAACGCCGCCAATGGCCGCGCCAACGTCGCGGTCGAGCTTCCGAAGGAAGCTGCACCCAAGCTCGAACCCGGCACGGCGCTGCCAAAGGATTTCGTCGCGCCGCCCCGCACCATCGCCGACATCACCGCGATCCTCGACAGCGAAAAGCCCGACTCGAAACTCCTCGCGGAGCTGAAGGCGGATGCGGATTCGACACCGACGGGAAAGGAATCCCGCGCGGATCTCGCGCAATTCTATTTCGACCGCGCTAATGCGCGCGCGCAGCTCGGCCGCCTCGCCGAGTCCATTGGCGACGCCGGCAAGGCCGTCGAGATCGGCCGTGGTGCGGTCGAGGCCAACATGATGGGTCGCATGCAGCAGCTTCTCTCGCTGCAATACGCTGCAGCCGGTGATCCAAAACGATCGCTCGAGGTTATCCAGCGCTTGTTGCGTGAGACGGCCACCCAGCCGGGGGCAAAAGGCTACCAATTGAGCGCCAACAGGTCCGTGGCCGGCAACCTCATCCAAATGGGCGATGTCGCCCAGGCAGAAGGCTATCTGCGCCGCACCCAGTCCGCGATCCAGGAAGCGCGTACCAGTGGTCATCCGAACTGGCGCGCCTCCTACGCGCGCCTGGGACAGAACTGGGAAGGGGAGCTCGAGGCCACACGGGCCCTGATCTTCGAAGCGCGCGGGCAGTTTGCGGAGGCCGAGGCCGCCTATCGCGTGTCGGAGCAGCGCAAGCGTGCGGGCATGAAGGGCGTGATGGACTCGGACAATCCCCCGGCGGAAACCGTCATGCTGCAGGCAATCGACAACCTCGTGCTCAGCCAGGCTCGCATGAAGGCGCGGCAGGGCCGGCTGGCCGAAGCCGAGGTCGACGCACGCCGCGCGCTGCTCTCGCGCCTGAAGGATACCGGCAAGTACAATCCGGTGACGCCGCGTTACGTGATGGGACTCGCCGGTATCCTCGTCGAGCAAGGTCGCTACGAGGAAGCCGAGCAATTGGGCCGTGTCGCTCTGGAGATCAACAGGACGGTCGGCGTGCCAGACGATTCCCAGTCGACGGTGCAATTGCTCGCGCAGCTCGCCGGCATTCTGACGCTTGAGCGCAAGAACGCCGAAGGAAACGAGCTGTTCGCGCGCATCGACCGGGCGATCGCCAATTGGGAACCGCAGCGCCGTCAGGTCTTCGAGCTCAATCCGTCTCGCATCCTCTCGCTGTATAATTCCGGGCAGCTGGACGCAGGCATTGCCGCGGCCGAGCAACTCGTCAAGAAGCAGATCGCCCGGGTTGGGGAAAACCATTTCGATGCCGCTTCGGCGCGCGGCACCCTGGCGGTCGGCCTGATGCGCGCGCGACGCGACGCCGACGCGATCCGGGAATTCAAGGCGGCCATTCCGGTCATGATGGCGAACGCCAACGAAAACGCCGATGACGAGAACACGAGTGTGGTGGCGGCGCGCAGCCAGCGGCTGCAGGCAATCGTCGAGAGCTATCTCCTGCTGCTCGCGAGGGCCGAGGGCAACGGCATTGGCGAGGAGACCTTCAGTCTTGCCGACGCCGTTCGTGGTCGTTCGGTGCAGCAGGCGCTCGCGGCCTCCAGTGCGCGCGCAGCAGCAAAGGATCCCGCGCTCGCCGAGCTCGTCCGCAAGGAGCAGGACCTGACCAAACAGGTCAACGCCCAGCTCGGCACACTCAACAACGTGCTGGCGCTTCCCTCGGCGGAACGCGACGAAACGGGCGTTCAGCAGATCCAGGCTTCGATCGCGGCCTTGCGCGGCGAACGCGACAAGGCGCGCCAGCAGATCAAGCAGAAATTTCCTTCTTACGCCGATCTCGTCTCGCCCCGGCCGCCGAGCGTCGCAGAGATCCGCGCGACGCTTGCCGACAACGAGGCAATGCTGTCCTTCTATTTTGGCCAAAACGGCAGCTTCGTCTGGGCCGTGCCGAAGTCGGGGCCGGTGGCGTTCGCCGCCGTGCAAGCCAGGATCGGCGACATCGAGAGCAAGATTCGCAAGCTGCGCGAGGCGCTCGAGCCGCAGGCAGCCATGATCTCGGACATTCCGCCGTTCGACCTCAAGCTCGGCCATGAGCTCTATGAGCTGCTGCTCAAGCCGGTGGAGAGCGGCTGGAAACCGGCCAGAAACCTGATCGTCGTGACCAACGGGGCGCTGGGGTTGCTGCCGTTGTCGTTGTTGCCGACGGCGCCGGCAGAGGTGGCCGCGGACGAGGACCCGCTCTTCATCGGTTACCGAAATGTGCCGTGGCTGGCGCGGACTCATGCCGTATCGACGGTGCCGTCGGCGGCGGCGTTGCGCACGCTACGGCAATTGCCACCGGGCAAGCCCGGTCGCGGGGACCTCGTCGCCTTCGGTGATCCCTATTTCAACAGGGATCAGCAGGCCGAAGCGGACGGCGGGGGGGAGAAGGTTCAGGTCGCCGACGCCAGCGGCAACATCACGCGCGGTGGGCCGCTGAGGCGGCGCAACAGTCCCAAGCTCGAAGGCGTCGACAGCGCGGAACTCGGTATGTTGCCACGACTGCCCGATACCGCCGATGAGTTGAAATCGATTGCGCTGGCGCTGCAGGCAGACCCCTCGAAGGTGCTGTTCCTCGGCAAGAACGCCACCGAGAGCGCGGTGAAGACCATGAATCTTTCCGGTTTCAGGATCGTGGCCTTTGCGACGCATGGCCTCGTCCCGGGCGAGCTGAACGGGCTGACGCAGCCGGCGCTCGCTTTGTCTTCGCCGACGGTGACGGGTGAGGGCGGCGACGGACTTCTGACCATGGAGGAGATCCTCGGCCTCAAGCTGGACGCCGATTGGGTCATTCTGTCGGCCTGCAACACCGGGGCTGGCGCCGGCGCCGGGGCCGAGGCGGCATCCGGGCTCGGCCGCGCATTCTTCTATGCCGGAACGCGCGCGCTGCTGGTGACGAACTGGTCGGTGCATTCGCAGTCGGCGCGGCAATTGGTGACCGACTTGTTCAAGCGGCAGGCCGACGATCCCAAGCTGTCACGCAGTGAGGCGCTGCGGCAAGCGGCGATGGCCCTCGTCGATGGTCCGGGTTATCTCAACAGCGAAGGCAGGACCGAATTTACTTATGCGCATCCGCTGTTCTGGGCGCCGTATACAATCATCGGCGATGGCGGCTTGCGTTGA
- a CDS encoding amino acid synthesis family protein: MVPLGHIHAAYVRSHFGTAEMTLWDSPRRDEIAFGLVMATGGRPHARIGGLAASAISVHDGQR, encoded by the coding sequence ATGGTCCCGCTCGGCCATATCCACGCCGCCTATGTTCGCAGCCATTTCGGCACCGCCGAGATGACGCTGTGGGATTCGCCACGGCGCGACGAGATCGCCTTCGGGCTCGTGATGGCGACCGGCGGCCGGCCTCACGCGCGCATCGGGGGCCTCGCGGCTTCCGCGATCTCCGTGCACGACGGACAGCGCTGA
- the arsC gene encoding arsenate reductase (glutaredoxin) (This arsenate reductase requires both glutathione and glutaredoxin to convert arsenate to arsenite, after which the efflux transporter formed by ArsA and ArsB can extrude the arsenite from the cell, providing resistance.) encodes MSVTIYHNPACGTSRNTLAMIRQSGAEPVVIEYLKTPPSREKLVELVKAMGISVRELLREKGTPYKELGLDDTKWSDDELVDQMLAHPILINRPIVVTPKGTRLCRPSEAVIDLLDHPVGRFVKEDGEVVEAR; translated from the coding sequence ATGAGCGTCACGATCTATCATAACCCCGCCTGCGGCACCTCGCGCAACACGCTGGCGATGATCCGGCAGAGCGGCGCCGAGCCGGTCGTCATCGAATATCTGAAGACGCCGCCATCCCGCGAAAAGCTGGTCGAGCTGGTCAAGGCCATGGGCATCTCCGTTCGCGAGTTGCTGCGGGAGAAAGGCACGCCCTATAAGGAGCTCGGCCTCGACGACACCAAATGGTCCGACGACGAGCTGGTCGACCAGATGCTCGCGCACCCCATCCTGATCAACCGTCCGATCGTGGTGACGCCCAAGGGCACGCGCCTGTGCCGGCCTTCGGAGGCCGTGATCGATCTCCTCGACCATCCCGTCGGCCGGTTCGTGAAGGAGGATGGCGAGGTGGTCGAAGCGCGATAG
- a CDS encoding MIP/aquaporin family protein, with amino-acid sequence MDQFDLPRRLAAEALGTGILVATVVGSGIMAETLTKDVALALLCNTLPTGAILVVLITVLGPISGAHFNPAVTLVFTGKRELPVNEAALYVAAQIAGGIAGTMAAHLMFGLPLIDLSTKMRTGGSQWFAEAVAAFGLVATILAGIRFQRTAVPWLVGLYITAAYWFTASTSFANPAVAIARSLTNTFSGIRPADLPGFILAELCGAFAAMLLMNWLLGQPQARGPIPIAETTS; translated from the coding sequence ATGGACCAGTTCGACCTTCCGCGACGCCTCGCGGCCGAGGCGCTGGGCACAGGTATTCTCGTTGCCACGGTGGTCGGCTCCGGCATCATGGCGGAGACGCTGACCAAAGACGTCGCCCTGGCGCTTCTCTGCAACACGTTGCCGACCGGCGCCATTCTGGTCGTCCTGATCACCGTGCTCGGACCGATCTCCGGCGCGCACTTCAATCCGGCGGTCACGCTGGTCTTCACCGGCAAGCGCGAGCTGCCGGTGAACGAGGCTGCGCTTTATGTGGCCGCGCAGATCGCCGGCGGCATCGCGGGAACCATGGCGGCGCATCTGATGTTCGGACTGCCGCTGATCGATCTCTCGACCAAGATGCGAACCGGAGGATCGCAATGGTTCGCCGAAGCGGTCGCCGCCTTCGGCCTGGTCGCGACGATCCTGGCCGGCATCCGGTTTCAGCGGACGGCGGTCCCCTGGCTGGTCGGCCTGTACATCACGGCGGCCTACTGGTTCACGGCCTCAACCTCGTTTGCCAATCCGGCGGTAGCCATCGCAAGGTCGCTGACGAACACGTTCTCGGGCATACGTCCCGCCGACCTGCCCGGATTTATTCTCGCGGAGCTCTGCGGAGCTTTTGCCGCCATGCTGTTGATGAACTGGCTGCTCGGACAGCCCCAGGCGCGAGGCCCCATCCCAATCGCGGAGACTACCTCATGA
- a CDS encoding arsenate reductase ArsC — protein sequence MSDRMFNVLFLCTGNSARSILAESILRKDGAGRFRAFSAGSTPKGAVHPLALHTLETMDYPIDGMRSKSWLEFAAPDAPVMDFVFTVCDNAAGEACPLWPGQPMTAHWGIEDPAAVEGAALEQQAAFNAAFRYLKNRIGTFVNLPLRSIDKLSLGTKLREIGRSDGAARSTPEAG from the coding sequence GTGTCCGATCGCATGTTTAACGTCCTGTTCCTGTGTACCGGCAACTCGGCGCGCTCAATCCTCGCCGAGTCGATCCTCCGGAAGGACGGTGCCGGCCGCTTTCGGGCGTTCTCCGCCGGCAGCACGCCAAAAGGCGCGGTACACCCGCTGGCCCTGCACACGCTCGAAACCATGGACTACCCAATCGACGGGATGCGTTCGAAGAGCTGGCTGGAATTTGCCGCTCCTGATGCACCTGTCATGGATTTCGTCTTCACTGTTTGTGACAACGCGGCCGGTGAAGCCTGTCCTCTTTGGCCGGGACAGCCGATGACCGCGCACTGGGGTATCGAAGACCCTGCCGCGGTGGAAGGCGCAGCGCTGGAACAACAGGCGGCGTTCAATGCTGCGTTCCGCTATCTCAAGAACCGGATCGGGACGTTCGTCAATCTTCCCCTGCGCAGCATCGACAAGCTCTCGCTCGGCACCAAGCTGCGCGAGATCGGCCGCTCCGACGGTGCGGCACGCTCGACCCCGGAGGCCGGCTGA
- a CDS encoding helix-turn-helix transcriptional regulator has protein sequence METEEAVLALAALSQSTRLEAFRTLVRHEPDGLAAGDLARLLEVPANTLSAHLSILTRARLVTSERHSRSIVYRANLAEFRDVAVFLLRDCCGGRPEVCEPVVDSLQACCSPKRKVRSRVRSHV, from the coding sequence ATGGAAACTGAAGAAGCCGTCCTCGCCCTCGCAGCCCTCTCCCAGTCGACCCGTCTGGAGGCGTTCCGGACGCTCGTCAGGCACGAGCCCGACGGCCTTGCGGCCGGCGATCTCGCCCGCCTGCTGGAAGTCCCGGCGAATACGCTGTCGGCGCATCTGTCGATCCTGACGCGCGCGCGCCTTGTCACCTCCGAACGACACAGCCGCTCGATCGTCTACCGCGCCAACCTTGCCGAATTCCGCGACGTTGCGGTCTTCCTGCTGCGGGATTGCTGCGGCGGGCGGCCGGAAGTTTGCGAGCCGGTCGTCGATAGCCTTCAGGCCTGCTGCTCGCCAAAACGAAAGGTGCGAAGCCGTGTCCGATCGCATGTTTAA
- a CDS encoding helix-turn-helix transcriptional regulator — MKIDDAAARLEALGNRTRLQIYRALVRAGHKGMPVGRLQDKLKIPASTLSHHIKTLVSVGLVSQVRESTTLICHANFDAMRGLVDFLAAECCADEVRCKTTQTAA, encoded by the coding sequence ATGAAGATCGACGACGCAGCAGCACGCCTCGAAGCCTTGGGCAACCGGACGCGACTCCAGATCTATCGTGCCCTGGTGCGGGCAGGGCACAAGGGCATGCCCGTGGGTCGATTGCAGGACAAGCTGAAAATCCCGGCCTCGACGCTGTCGCATCACATCAAGACCCTGGTCTCGGTCGGGCTCGTCAGCCAGGTCCGGGAATCGACGACGCTGATCTGCCACGCAAACTTCGACGCGATGCGGGGTCTGGTTGATTTCCTAGCGGCGGAGTGCTGCGCAGACGAAGTCAGATGCAAGACGACGCAAACGGCGGCCTGA
- a CDS encoding NAD(P)-binding domain-containing protein yields the protein MSDAKTVAIIGAGPVGLAAAAHVLERGMSPVVLEAGPEAGHAVRQWQEVQLFSPWEYNFDKAAARLLAPTGWNSPDPGAYPTGGELLDRYLTPLATRTPLREVVRTSSRVSAISRVGFDKAKTKGREQAPFEIRYQNGKGPEVLRADAVIDTSGTWFSPNPAGANGLPAIGERECAGHIAYGMPDVRGAGRARYAGKTTAVLGAGHSAVGTLIDLVHLADEVPGTQAIWLLRGADPAKAFGGGRNDKLAARGELGSAFAALVASGKIRVETEFGVTQLSDSEGRLEIAAGSGCGGRSVIVDELIVSTGFRPDFSFLSELRLRLDPAIEAPVALAPLIDPSEHSCGTVRPHGARELAHDEPGFYMAGMKSYGRAPTFLMMTGYEQVRSIAADLAGDKKAAARVELVLPETGVCSRGSVESTEAASGCCGGPAKQEPTACCAADEAAKKAGASGCGCS from the coding sequence ATGAGCGACGCAAAGACGGTAGCCATCATCGGGGCAGGGCCGGTCGGTCTGGCCGCGGCCGCGCATGTGCTCGAACGCGGCATGTCGCCCGTCGTGCTGGAGGCCGGACCCGAAGCGGGGCACGCGGTGCGCCAGTGGCAGGAGGTCCAGCTCTTCTCGCCGTGGGAATACAATTTCGACAAGGCCGCCGCGCGCCTGCTCGCGCCGACGGGATGGAATTCGCCGGACCCGGGCGCCTATCCGACCGGCGGCGAACTGCTCGATCGATATCTGACGCCGCTTGCGACGCGAACGCCGTTGCGCGAGGTGGTCCGGACATCCAGTCGCGTCTCGGCCATCAGCCGCGTCGGCTTCGACAAGGCGAAGACGAAGGGGCGTGAGCAGGCGCCGTTCGAAATCCGCTACCAGAACGGCAAAGGTCCTGAAGTGCTGCGCGCGGATGCGGTGATCGATACATCAGGCACATGGTTCTCGCCCAATCCGGCCGGAGCTAATGGCCTGCCCGCGATCGGCGAGCGCGAATGCGCCGGCCACATCGCTTATGGCATGCCCGATGTCCGTGGTGCCGGCCGCGCCAGATATGCCGGCAAGACCACCGCGGTGCTCGGCGCCGGCCACTCCGCGGTGGGCACGCTGATCGATCTCGTGCATCTCGCGGACGAGGTGCCGGGGACGCAGGCGATCTGGCTGTTGCGCGGCGCCGATCCCGCCAAGGCGTTTGGCGGCGGCCGGAATGACAAGCTTGCCGCGCGCGGAGAGCTCGGCAGCGCCTTCGCTGCGCTCGTTGCCTCCGGGAAGATCAGGGTGGAAACCGAATTCGGCGTCACGCAACTGTCGGACTCCGAAGGCCGTCTCGAGATCGCGGCCGGCTCGGGCTGCGGCGGACGGAGCGTGATCGTAGACGAGCTGATCGTCTCGACCGGCTTTCGTCCCGATTTTTCGTTCCTGTCCGAATTGCGCCTGCGGCTCGATCCTGCCATCGAGGCGCCGGTCGCCCTGGCGCCGCTGATCGATCCCAGCGAGCACAGCTGCGGCACGGTGCGCCCGCACGGCGCGCGCGAGCTCGCGCACGACGAGCCGGGCTTCTACATGGCGGGCATGAAGTCGTATGGCCGCGCGCCAACCTTTCTCATGATGACAGGATATGAGCAGGTGCGCTCGATTGCGGCCGATCTCGCCGGCGACAAGAAAGCCGCCGCAAGGGTGGAGCTCGTGCTGCCGGAGACCGGCGTCTGCTCGCGCGGCAGCGTCGAGTCCACTGAAGCCGCATCAGGATGTTGCGGTGGGCCGGCGAAGCAGGAACCGACGGCCTGTTGCGCCGCCGACGAGGCGGCAAAGAAGGCCGGCGCTTCGGGCTGCGGTTGTTCATGA
- a CDS encoding MFS transporter translates to MCIGQVGNLLPHVTLSANLAQHLMPAWGLSAAEGGLMASGYAFGYMLAVPVLTTLTDRIDARLVLLWGSIVSGLATAAFGLFAQGFWSATAIWSLAGLGFAGAYMPGLKALTDRLPAGDTSRAVTLYTSSFSVGVGLSFLVAQLIADRWGWRTAFLVTGFGPIAMVVACLLMQALRPAPKAGRLLNFAPVFANREALGYIFGYGAHCFELYGIRTWLVGFWTFVVAHQGAPSWLSPVVLSFCFAVISMPASILGNEAALKFGRHRAITVVMIASACVALIIGLNATAPAWVLALLLLAYGLTVPADSGALTAGMSAAAVSEHRGATLALHSTVGFGLSAVGAWGTGAALDAAGGPQTATGWLLAFSVLAAGIALGPLALLWARRGQFGRPRSDLNAS, encoded by the coding sequence ATGTGCATCGGCCAGGTCGGCAATCTGCTGCCGCATGTGACGCTGTCCGCGAATCTGGCGCAGCATCTGATGCCGGCGTGGGGCCTGTCGGCGGCCGAAGGCGGGTTGATGGCGAGCGGTTACGCGTTCGGCTACATGCTCGCCGTGCCGGTGCTGACGACATTAACCGACCGGATCGACGCACGGCTCGTCCTGCTCTGGGGCTCGATCGTCAGCGGGCTGGCGACCGCAGCGTTCGGACTCTTCGCGCAAGGGTTTTGGTCCGCGACCGCGATCTGGTCCCTGGCAGGACTTGGATTTGCCGGCGCCTACATGCCGGGCCTGAAGGCGCTGACGGATCGGCTTCCCGCCGGAGACACCTCGCGCGCCGTCACGCTGTACACGTCGAGCTTCTCGGTCGGCGTCGGCCTCTCGTTCCTGGTCGCGCAGCTGATCGCCGATCGCTGGGGATGGCGGACCGCTTTCCTTGTCACCGGCTTCGGTCCGATCGCAATGGTCGTCGCGTGCCTGCTGATGCAGGCGCTACGGCCCGCGCCGAAGGCGGGACGACTCTTGAACTTCGCGCCCGTCTTCGCCAACCGCGAGGCGCTCGGATACATCTTCGGCTACGGCGCGCATTGTTTCGAGCTCTACGGCATCCGCACCTGGCTGGTAGGGTTCTGGACCTTCGTCGTCGCCCACCAAGGCGCGCCGTCGTGGTTGAGCCCCGTCGTGCTGAGCTTCTGCTTTGCGGTGATCTCGATGCCCGCCAGCATCCTCGGCAACGAGGCCGCGCTGAAATTCGGCCGCCATCGCGCGATCACGGTCGTGATGATCGCGTCGGCTTGCGTCGCACTGATCATCGGCCTCAACGCGACGGCGCCGGCATGGGTGCTGGCCCTGCTGCTGCTTGCCTATGGCCTGACGGTGCCGGCGGATTCCGGCGCATTGACCGCCGGCATGTCGGCCGCAGCTGTGTCCGAACATCGCGGCGCAACGCTTGCTCTGCATTCGACGGTCGGCTTCGGTCTGTCGGCGGTCGGCGCCTGGGGCACCGGCGCCGCGCTCGACGCGGCCGGTGGTCCGCAGACCGCGACCGGTTGGCTGCTGGCGTTCAGCGTCCTCGCGGCTGGTATCGCGCTGGGGCCGCTGGCGCTGCTGTGGGCGCGGCGGGGACAATTTGGGAGGCCGCGATCTGATCTGAACGCGTCATGA
- a CDS encoding DUF1254 domain-containing protein: MQFPCFLSIIAATLLAGEAALAQGPTAVTVHNFVRAETDLYFSKTARDDGAFGKLRHRRDMASIEKQDVVRMNRDTLYSSGVFDMDAGPLTIALPDAGKRFMSMQVISQDHYTIDVAYGPGSFTYAKDQIGTHYVYVIIRTLADPQNPQDIKAANGVQDAIKVEQIDPGEFEVPNWDKASQTKARDALSALGALGGTVNRFGRKEDVDPLDHLIGTAIGWGGNPRSAADYQSFYPPQNDGKTVHRLTVKDVPVDGFWSVSLYDAKGFFQKNPLNAYSLNNLTAKPAPDGSVTIQFGACDGNVPNCLPIMPGWNYTARLYRPRKEILNGTWTFPEAKPVR; encoded by the coding sequence ATGCAGTTTCCTTGTTTTCTCTCGATTATCGCGGCGACGCTGTTGGCCGGCGAGGCCGCACTCGCGCAAGGACCGACTGCCGTAACGGTTCACAACTTCGTTCGCGCCGAAACCGATCTTTACTTCAGCAAGACCGCTCGCGACGACGGCGCCTTCGGCAAGCTGAGGCATCGCCGCGATATGGCGTCGATCGAGAAGCAGGACGTGGTTCGGATGAACCGGGACACGCTGTATTCGTCGGGCGTGTTCGACATGGACGCCGGCCCACTTACGATTGCCCTGCCCGACGCCGGCAAGCGCTTCATGTCGATGCAGGTGATCTCGCAGGATCACTACACAATCGACGTCGCATACGGCCCGGGGAGCTTCACCTACGCAAAAGATCAAATCGGCACGCACTATGTTTACGTCATCATTCGGACGCTGGCCGACCCCCAAAATCCGCAGGACATCAAAGCCGCAAACGGCGTGCAGGACGCGATCAAGGTCGAGCAGATCGATCCGGGCGAGTTCGAGGTGCCGAATTGGGACAAGGCGTCACAAACCAAGGCCCGCGACGCGCTTTCTGCCCTCGGCGCGCTCGGCGGCACCGTCAACCGGTTCGGCAGGAAGGAGGATGTCGATCCGCTCGACCACCTGATCGGCACCGCCATCGGCTGGGGCGGCAATCCGCGCAGCGCAGCGGACTACCAAAGTTTCTATCCTCCGCAGAATGACGGCAAGACGGTGCATCGGCTCACGGTCAAGGACGTTCCGGTCGACGGCTTCTGGTCGGTCAGCCTCTACGACGCAAAAGGTTTCTTCCAGAAGAATCCACTTAACGCCTACTCGTTGAACAACCTCACGGCAAAGCCGGCCCCGGACGGCTCGGTTACCATTCAGTTCGGCGCGTGCGACGGAAATGTGCCGAATTGCCTGCCTATCATGCCTGGCTGGAACTACACGGCGCGCCTGTATCGACCGCGCAAGGAGATCTTGAACGGAACGTGGACGTTTCCGGAAGCCAAACCCGTACGGTGA
- the bla gene encoding subclass B3 metallo-beta-lactamase yields the protein MSSPRRAALLLLATSFVFGFASQSASQTGPEAAPTKEQLARDNNLFISLAKKVLKWEEQADPVHIVGPIYFVGTKGLGAFLFTTSEGHVLMNTGMPSSGPMIVDSIRKLGFKPEDIKLMINGHAHIDHAGAFSFFKQKFGAQLAVMKDDVAAMESGDLGDFKYADDFVYPAVKVDRILRDGDQIRMGDVLLSAYLTPGHTRGATTWVANIVVDGKAYVVAFPDGAGFNPGYRLARDPSYPGIENDYRNTHHFLEMLKPDIWLAQHNEYYDLERKQQRAKTEGVKAWIDPEGYRRFIAEKKRDFEDQVDEELGVPKAPPK from the coding sequence ATGAGTAGTCCGCGCCGGGCAGCGCTTCTGCTCCTCGCAACGTCATTCGTCTTCGGCTTCGCCAGCCAATCCGCTTCGCAGACCGGGCCGGAAGCCGCACCGACCAAGGAGCAGCTCGCGCGCGACAACAACCTGTTCATTTCACTGGCGAAAAAGGTGCTCAAATGGGAAGAGCAGGCCGACCCGGTGCATATCGTCGGTCCCATCTATTTCGTCGGGACCAAGGGGCTGGGTGCGTTCCTGTTTACGACCTCAGAAGGCCACGTCCTCATGAACACGGGCATGCCCTCATCCGGTCCGATGATCGTGGATTCCATCCGGAAACTGGGCTTCAAGCCCGAAGACATCAAGCTCATGATCAACGGCCATGCGCATATCGATCACGCCGGCGCTTTCTCATTCTTCAAGCAGAAATTCGGCGCGCAACTCGCCGTGATGAAGGACGATGTGGCCGCGATGGAGAGCGGCGATCTCGGCGACTTCAAATATGCGGACGACTTCGTCTATCCCGCCGTCAAGGTCGACCGGATCCTGCGCGACGGCGACCAGATCAGGATGGGAGACGTTCTGCTATCGGCCTACCTCACACCCGGCCACACGCGGGGTGCCACCACCTGGGTCGCCAACATCGTCGTTGATGGCAAGGCCTACGTCGTCGCCTTTCCCGACGGTGCCGGGTTCAATCCGGGCTATCGGCTCGCAAGAGATCCGTCCTATCCTGGCATCGAAAACGACTATCGCAACACGCACCATTTTCTCGAGATGCTGAAGCCCGACATCTGGTTGGCCCAGCACAACGAATATTACGACCTCGAACGCAAGCAGCAGCGCGCAAAGACCGAGGGCGTCAAGGCGTGGATCGATCCCGAAGGCTATCGGCGCTTCATCGCCGAAAAGAAGCGGGATTTCGAGGACCAGGTCGACGAGGAGCTGGGCGTTCCAAAAGCACCGCCAAAATAG